Part of the Rhodococcus sp. OK302 genome is shown below.
GGGCCGCGTCGACGCCGTGTGGACTTCCGACATCACGTACCTGACCTGCGGTGAAGGTGACATGTACCTGTGCGCAATCAAGGACGAGCACTCGAAGAAGGTTCTGGGATGGTCGGTGGCCGATCACATGCGGACCGAACTGGTCATCGAAGCCTTGGACATGGCGGTAGCAGCTCGCGGCGGGGATGTCGCCGGCACAATCATGCACTCGGACAGAGGAAGTCAATATACGGCCGACATCATGAAGCAGGCGTGCGAACGGTACGGGCTGCGCCGTTCGATGGGAGCTACCGGAATATGCTGGGACAACGCCGGCGCGGAGAGTCTGTGGTCCACGTTCAAGCACGAGTACTACTACCGACACGCTTTCGCCTATGCATCGGAATTAGTTGCTGCAGTTGACAACTGGATGCACATCTACAACACTCGCCGTAGGCACTCCACGATCGGGATGCTCAGCCCCACGAACTACGAAAAGTCACTGACCGCGACCTTGATGGTCGCGTGACCACTGTCCACTTTTCGGGGTGAACCTCAGCGGTTGCGGTGTATCGGACAGCGGGGCGTCCGGAGATGGTGAAGTGCGTTGCGTCGCTGTAGGTGATGATCGCGGGAGCGCCGTTTTTGTCGGCGAAGATTGTGTCGGCCTTGTGGACCCATTCTTGTGCGGCGGTGTCGATGTCGACGCCGTTTCGCCCAGTTGCCCCGGTCATCGCGAGAGTGCTGCCGTCTGATTCGGCGCAAAAGTTGTACTTGTATTGACCAATCGCGCCGAAGAGAATTGTGTCTTTGTACGTGGTCCAACCGGATGCGGCGGTTGCCATGTTTCGCCAATCGGGTGGGATGTCGTAGGTGAGGCCGAATTTGGTGGCAATGGGTTGAGGTTGGCCGGGTTCGACCGCAATCTTGGTTGGTGGGCGATCCATCGACGGAAAGCCGGGTGGTAGTGGAAGTGGAGGTGTTGTCGGCGTCGCGCTCAGGTATGTGCTTGGCGCTAAGGCGGATTCGAGTGTTTCCGGGCTGGGAACGTCGTCGATACGTGAGTTTCCGATGTGGCCCATGATGAAGACGAACGCGTAGAGTCCGACGATGGCGCCTCCGATGTTGAGTATCGCCCGGTAGAGATCTCTTTTAGAGTTGTTGTCTGCCACATTTCCCCCGTTCGCACATCACCCCCTGATGTGTCCGCACAAACTCTATCGGTTTGAGGTCGAAGTAGTTGTGTGTGGTGGCCTGCCGTTCCGTCGGACGGATGGTGGAGATGACTTGATCGACCGTGGAACGGTCTAGGGCGCTCGGCAGGCCTTGGTAGGACTCGATTACGAAAACCAATACTTCGGCGGTGGCATAGCCGGGCGTGGTCAGGACATCGAATGTTGCTGACGGAGGGTCGCATTCGTGATCTGGCGGGATGTTGGTGGCGGTTGCGGTGTAGTGGATGGCGGGGCGGCCGGAGATGGTGAAGTGGGTGGGTTCGTTGTAGATGATGCTGGCGGTATTGCCGTTCTTATCGGCGAAGATTGCGTCGGCTTGTGGACCCATTCTTGTGCGGCGGTATCTATGTCGACACCATTGCGTCCGGGTGCGCCGGTCATCGCTAGTGTGCTGCCTTTGATATCCGCGCAGTAGTTGTATCCGTATTGTCCGATGGCACCTACCGTGATTGGTTCGTCTTTGGTGTTCCATCCAGCGACAGATCGAGCGATATTTCGCCAACCTGGTGGAATGTCGTAGGTGAGGCCGAATTTGGTGGTAATGGGTTGGGGTTGGCCGGGTTCGACGTGAATCACCGGTGGAGGTTGGCTCATCGACGGGAATCCTGGTGGTAGTGGAAGTGGAGGTGTTGTCGGCATCAAGCTCGCGTATGTTCCTGGTGCTAAGGCTGATTCGAGTGTTTCAGGGCTGGGGACATCGTCGATGCGTGAGTTTCCGATGTGGCCCGTGATGAAGACGAAGGCGTAGAGTCCGACGATGGCGCCTCCGATGTTGAGTATCGCCCGGTAGAGATACTTTTCTTGCGTCGTTGTCTGCCATATTTCCCCTGTTCGCGCATCACCCCCTGATGTGCCCGCACGAATTCTGTCGGCTAGAGGTCGCCGAGTTCGTTCGAACAACATCCTTGCAAAGTTCTCGAGGCGCCGATGGTTGAATCACTGCTCATTCCGGCGCGATGGTTTCAACATGCTCGGTCGAGCGGACTCGGTGAGGTATCGAACGCACCTCGATGAGCGGCGGCCAAAATATGTTTCTCAGTGAAACGCGGACAATTGGGTCGGAACAGGATCCTGCATAAAGCAGACAGGACGTTCGTCCAAGTGTTAACGTCGCAGCTTGACAAGCATTTTTACAACTAGTGGGGACGGGGTCATGGCGAAGAAAGTTGTCGTCACATTGGTCGATGATCTCGACAAGGGCTCGCAGGCTGACGAGACTGTCGAATTCTCGATCGACGGGGTCGGATACGAAATCGATCTGACGTCGGCGCATGCTGCGGAACTGCGAGATATGTTGAGCGCGTGGATTTCTCACGCACGCAAGTCTGATGCGCGCAAGGGGGCCAACGGTGCGACTTCGAAGTATCGTCCGATTTCCGAACGGGATGAGAGTGCGAACATTCGTGAGTGGGCAAAGACCGCCGGCTATGTGATGGCTCCGCGCGGTCGCATCTCGATCGAAGTGCGCAAGGCCTACGAGAACGCAATCTGAGTAGATACAAGCGTCGACTGGGCAGATTTCGGACTCACTTCCTCGAAACGCCATGCGGGCAGGTGTCGGTTTGTTAGCGTCGCGTCCGTTCGCATCTGTCATCAGAGGAGTCGATCGTGCGCAGAATCGGTTTTTTCGGGGGAGCGGTCCTTGCCGCGGCAATGCTCGTCGGGACGGTTTCGACGTCGGTGGCGTCGGCGCAGGCCCCCTTGCCTGTTCCCAATGCATTTCTTGCCGGCGTTCCACTGGAGTTGGGTAATCCGGGTGGATCTGCTCCGGGATCGAATGACTTTTCATGCAAGCCGACTGCGGCACATCCCAATCCTGTTGTGCTCGTGCATGGTACGGGTGGTAATCGTCAGACCAACTGGGCTACCTACGCGCCGTTGCTTGCCAATGAGGGCTACTGCGTTTTCGCATTGACCTACGGCAATTTTCCCGATCAGCCCTGGCCGCTGTCGGCTATCGGTGCGATGCAGGAAATTTCCTCCAGTGCAGAACAATTGTCGAGTTTTGTCGATCAAGTTCTAGCGGCCACCGGTGCCGAAAAAGTTGACCTGATCGGCCACTCCCAGGGCACGATCATCAGTGGCTATTACGCAAAGTCTCTCGGCGGTGCAGGCAAGGTGGACAACGTAGTCTCGGTGGCGCCGCTGTGGAAAGGAACGCTCGGGAACGAGCAGGTAAGCATCGGTCGTACTCTGCGTGATCTCGGAGTATCCGAGACGGCGCAGGCAGGGTTCCCCATCTGTAAAGCCTGCCTGAACATGGGGGCGGGTTCGGACTTCATCGAGGCTCTTCGCGCCGGTGGCGTTTATGCGCCCGGTGTTCGATACACCAACATCACGACGCGCTACGACGAACTGGTCCTTCCGTACACAAACGGTCTGGAACCAGGACCGAATGCAACAAATATCGTTGTGCAGGACAGTTGCGAGCAGGACATCTCCGATCACCTCGCGATTGCCGCGTCGCTGCGAGCTGCGACCTTTGCTCTCAACGCGCTCGATCCTGCGCACCCGCGACCGGTACCGTGCAATCCGGTCTGGCCCATTGTGGGTTGAGTTTCCAG
Proteins encoded:
- a CDS encoding IS3 family transposase, encoding MIAAECANFAIHRMARLLNVSTSGFYKHQERSVRTRLGERQQRRADLEVKILDIHRESKGVYGSPRITAELHDGGEIITEKTVAKIMRSLGIVGISPRTFKIRTTVADPFASFPDDLVQRRFDQGRVDAVWTSDITYLTCGEGDMYLCAIKDEHSKKVLGWSVADHMRTELVIEALDMAVAARGGDVAGTIMHSDRGSQYTADIMKQACERYGLRRSMGATGICWDNAGAESLWSTFKHEYYYRHAFAYASELVAAVDNWMHIYNTRRRHSTIGMLSPTNYEKSLTATLMVA
- a CDS encoding histone-like nucleoid-structuring protein Lsr2; translated protein: MAKKVVVTLVDDLDKGSQADETVEFSIDGVGYEIDLTSAHAAELRDMLSAWISHARKSDARKGANGATSKYRPISERDESANIREWAKTAGYVMAPRGRISIEVRKAYENAI
- a CDS encoding esterase/lipase family protein; this translates as MRRIGFFGGAVLAAAMLVGTVSTSVASAQAPLPVPNAFLAGVPLELGNPGGSAPGSNDFSCKPTAAHPNPVVLVHGTGGNRQTNWATYAPLLANEGYCVFALTYGNFPDQPWPLSAIGAMQEISSSAEQLSSFVDQVLAATGAEKVDLIGHSQGTIISGYYAKSLGGAGKVDNVVSVAPLWKGTLGNEQVSIGRTLRDLGVSETAQAGFPICKACLNMGAGSDFIEALRAGGVYAPGVRYTNITTRYDELVLPYTNGLEPGPNATNIVVQDSCEQDISDHLAIAASLRAATFALNALDPAHPRPVPCNPVWPIVG